In the Cellvibrio sp. KY-GH-1 genome, AACCAATTTTTCAGTGACTTCCGGTGCACTCATTTCCGGTTTCAAGTCGTAGGTGGCGACCTGTGGTGACGGAACCAAAATGCGATCCTCGCCTGGATAAACTACTTCGTTACCGCCGTTGAAGAAGAAAGTCACGTGCGCATATTTTTCGGTTTCAGCGATACGCAATTGGGTTTTGCCCAAACCGGAAATATATTCGCCAAACGAATTGCTCAAATCTTCCGGCGGATAAGCGATAGGCGCCTTGATGCTGGAAGCGTATTCGGTGGTTTGTACAAAATGCGCGATGGCTGGATGGGTGTCGCCGCGATCAAAACCATCGAAAGGTTCGTCAATTAATGCACGTGTGATTTCGCGCGCGCGATCCGGGCGGAAGTTCATAAATATCACAGAGTCACCGTCGTTGATGGTGGCTACTTCCTCATCTTCGCCGCAGATTACCGTTGCTTTTACGAACTCATCGTTTTCGCCGCGCTCGTAAGCGGCTTTCAAACCGTCAACAGCGGTCAGCGAGTCAAATTCTGCATCACCTGTCACCATGACATCGTAGGCCGCTTTAACACGATCCCAGCGGTTGTCGCGGTCGAGCGCAAAATAGCGTCCAACGATAGATGCTACCCGACCGGTACCCAGTTGCTTGAACAGCTCTTCGGCTTTTTGCAGTGAGCTTTCTGCACTGCGCGGCGGTGTGTCACGACCGTCAAGGAAAGCGTGCAGATAGACATTTTTTGCGCCGCGCTCAACAGCCATTTTGATCATCGCGTACATATGATCCTGATGGCTGTGTACACCGCCTTCAGAGAGTAAACCCAGGATATGTACCGCTTTGTCATTGGCAATGGCGCTGTCTATGGCTTTCACGTATTCGGGGTTGGTGAAGAAGTCGCCGTCACTGATGGATTTGTTGATGCGGGTGAAGCTTTGGTAAACCACGCGGCCGGCACCAATAGTGGTATGCCCCACTTCAGAGTTGCCCATCTGGCCATCGGGCAGACCTACGTCCATACCTGAGGTAGCAATCAGGGTGTTGGGGCAGGTTTTCCAGAGGTTGTCATACACCGGCGTATTGGCGGCGTAAACAGCGTTGTATTTGGTTTTTTCCGAATAGCCGTAACCGTCGAGGATCAGCAAAACTACAGGTTTTTTGGCGCTCATAAATCGCTTCCAGTGTCGGGTGAACTTGAAGTGGCTGGCAGCTGGGGCGACTTGTGGTCGCCGCTATGCGCAACCCCAGGGTGGTGATCAGGGCGAAAGCCCGTAATTAGCAGGCATTCTAACGGGTTGGACGCCTCAACTCTATGTCTAAACAGGCTATAGGTCTTATAAATGCGGGAGTTTTTGGCGCATGCACCAGACCGATGCAAGCCCCGAATCGTGTATACTTCGCCGCCTTATCGCCCGAGCGCCGCCCGCGTGGATAAAGTTTCGATGGCTGTATTGAAATCGACTTTACCAATCCCCACTTTGATCGTACCGGGACAGGCGGCGGTGATTTCCTCCCCCCTGTAGATTTACAAGAAGGCCAAAACTGTGGATTTTTTTAATTTTGTTGCGCAAGAGTGGATACTCGTCACCATCCTGATTGTGTTGATTTATCTTTATGTGTGGCGCGACCGTATCAAGAGTGGCCGTCCGGTATCACCGCATGAGGTCACCCGTTTAGTCAATGAAGGCAACGCGGTAATTGTTGACCTGCGCGAAGGCGCCGAATTTAAAGCAGGGCATATTGTTGGTTCTGTGAATATCCCTTACGCCAAGCTCAGTAAGGAATCTACCGAAGTGGCAAGCCATAAAGGCAAGACCCTTATTCTGGTAGATAAACTCGGCCAACACGCTGGCGCAGTAGGCCGCCTGTTAGGTAAAGAAGGTTTTGAAGTGCGTCGCCTGGGCGGTGGTATCGCCGAGTGGCAGGCGCAGAGTCTGCCGTTAGTAAAAGGCAAGTAAGTGTCACTGGTTTAATTTTTGGAGTTTTTTATGGCCCGCGTGCTGATGTATACCACCGCTGTCTGTCCGTTCTGTGTTAACGCTAAAAAGCTGTTGGCTCAGAAAGGCGTTGCTGTGGAGGAAATTCGCGTGGATAGCCAACCGCAATTGCGTCAGGAAATGATGACCAAAAGCGGTCAGCGCACAGTTCCGCAGATCTGGATCGGCGACACCCATGTCGGCGGCTTTACCGATCTCTGGGCGCTGGATAAAGCGGGCAAACTGGATCCACTGCTGGCTCAACCCTGATTGGGCTGGTTGTTTTATTGTTTAATCCCAAAAAGTCATCCCTACAAGTCGAGTTCATCATGTCTGAAGAAAATAACCAACAAGCGGCAGAAGGCGCACAAGGCCCCATTTTCGCTATCCAACGTATTTATTTGAAAGATATTTCCTTTGAAACCCCGATGGGTCCAGAGGCTTTCACCAAGGCCTACAAGCCTAATATCCAACAAGATCTGAACATCCAGGCTAATCAGATTGAAGAAGGCCTGTTCGAGGTGGTGTTGCTGTTAACCATTACTGCGCGCATTGAAGATCGCGCCGTGTTCCTGGTGGAAGTGAAGCAAGCCGGTTTGTTTGCCATCGCCAATATTGAAGGCGCGGCAGTTACCCAACTGATCAATACCGCCTGCCCTCAGATCCTGTTCCCCTATGCGCGTGAAGCGATCGACAGCATCCTGGGCCGTGGCAGTTTCCCACCCTTAATGTTGGCGCCTATCAATTTTGACGCTGTGTTTGTACAGGCCATTGCGGCAGCTCAGCAACAAGTAGAGCAAGCCCAGGCGGAAAAGCCGGAAGTCGTTAACTAAACAGTTCTTCGGTTTACGGAAAGGCAACCACACGCTGGTTGCCTTTTTTATTTTTCGACGCCATTTTTCCCGCTAGATCCAGTTCGGCAGTGGTTGCGGTTTGTAATCGTCACCAGTCTCGCATAATCTTCGCCTGCCGATGTTCGTCCCGAGACAGCCTATGTTTAACCTCCGAAAAAATCTCACCCAGGCCAGCCATATAGCCGCAATTGATTTGGGCTCCAACAGTTTTCATATGATTGTCGCGCGCTGGGACAACGGCCAGCTCAACTTGCTCGATCGCTTGCGCGAGCCGGTGCGCTTGGGGTTTGGTTTGCAGGAAGATGGCAGTCTGAGCGACGAAGCGCGCGAGCGAGCACTCGCTTGTATGGAGCGTTTTGGCGAGTGTTTGCGCGCATATCCCTCCCGTAGTGTGCGTATTGTGGGCACCAAAACGCTCCGCAGCGTTAACGATTCGCGCCAGTTTCTGCGCGATGCCGAACAGCGTCTCGGCCATCCGGTAGAGATTATTTCCGGCGATGAAGAGGCCCGCCTGATTTATTTGGGGGTGGCCCATTGTATTGCACCCGGTAAAGGCCACCGTATTGTGATGGACATTGGTGGCGCCAGTACTGAGGTGATTCTCGGCGAAGGCATGAAGCCTCTGCTCAAAGAGAGTTTGAACATGGGTTGCGTGTCTCTGACCAAGAAATTTTTTATGGACGGCAAAGTCAATGAGCGCTTGGTTAGCAAGGCGTTGATTGCCTGTTTGCAGGAGCTGGAGCCGGTACAAGACGAATTTATCGAGCGCGGCTGGAACCAGGTCCTGGGCGCCTCGGGCAGTATCAAGGCGGTTGCCAAGGTCTGCGAGGCCAATGGTTGGAGCGACGGTACAATCTCCCTGCAGTCATTGGAAAAAATCCTCGCCTTGTATGTGCAGCACGGCAGTACTGATCTAACACTGCCCGGGTTATCCGATGATCGAAAACCGGTATTTCTTGGTGGGGTGATAGTGCTGAGCGCGCTCTTTGATGCGCTGCGGCTTGAAAACATGGTGGCGGCTGACTGGGCGCTGCGTGAAGGTTTACTGTTTGACCAGAAGGGCCGTCTGGAAAACCACGATATTCGTCAGGCAAGCGTGGACGCGCTGGCCGCGCGCTTCCATGTCAATATGGATAAAGCCAACGCGGTAGAAAAAACCGCATTGGGACTGCTAAAACAAGTCGCTAAAAGTTGGGATTTAATGGCAGAAGATGCCGGCAAATTGTTGGGTTGGGCAGCACGGTTGTATCCCACGGGGCTGGATATTGCGCACAACGATTATCACAAACACTCAGCGTACATCGTCCAGCATGTAGATCTTGCCGGTTGTTCACGCGCCGAACAAATCCAACTGGCAGCGCTGGTGTTGGCCCATCGCAAACGCTTCCCCGCCAAAAGTTTTCCCATGGACAATACCGATTTGATTCGCCTCGCCATACTGTTGCGGTCGGCGGCGATTTTTCATCGTGGCAGAATTAAAGACGGCCTGCCGAGCATCAAATTGAAAGTCGATAACAAGAAAATAAAACTGTCGCTGCCGGAAAAATGGATCCACTCCCATCCCTTGACCATGGCGGATCTGGAAACCGAACAGCGCCATTTGGGTGATATCGGTTACCAACTGGATGTCATCAGCCACTAATTGGCGTGGATAGCCGATGCACTCGCCCTCAACAAAAAGCGGTTACCTGTTTGCCACTGGCGCGGTCCTTATTTGGTCTGGTTTCGTGCTGGTAGCGCGTATGGGTGGTACCAGCGGTTTGAATTCCTTTGATATCACAGCCCTGCGTTTTGGTGTGGCGGCGCTGGTGTTTTTGCCGCTCTGGTGGTTTTGGAAACGCATTCCCCTGTTCAATAAAACCGTATTATCCCTCGCGCTGACTGGCGGCGTTACTTATTCAATCGTAGTTTACCTGGCCTTTAAACATGCCCCGGCAGCTCATGGGGCGGTGTTGATTTCAGGCTTGCTCCCGTTTTTTGTACCCTTAATGGCGTTGCTGGTCCTCAAGGAACCGCTGCGGCGCAATTTGCGCTTTGCGTTGCCAGTGATTGCGCTGGGGATAATGTGCCTCGGAGTGGATATTTTTTCGCGCAGCGAGAACACCCTGCCCGGTGATTTGTTGCTAATAGCCTCATCCCTTGTGTGGGCGCTCTACACCGTGCTCGCCAAGCGCTCGGGGCTGGATGCTTGGGGCACTGCCATCGGTTGTGCACTGCTGGCGGCCTTGATGTATCTGCCGGTGTATATACTTTTTCTACCGAAGGCCATCATGCAGGCAGCGCTTAGCGATATTGTTTTACAAGGGGCTTACCAAGGCTTGGTAGTGGCCGTTATCGCGATGCTGTTTTACATGGCGGCCATGACCCGCATTGGCCCAGCCAGAACCGGTGCCTGCATGGCCATGGTGCCCGCACTGGCGGGATTGGGTGCGTCGCTAATTTTGGGTGAACCCTTAAATGCCTGGCTGGTTACCGGATTATTGACAACCAGTGCGGGTGCCTGGTTGGGCGCGCGGTGAATGCATAAACCCATATTCACACGATTCACCCGCGGGCGAAGATATACAGGCGCTTATTCGCTGACACTTGGATAAATAGATTTACACTTTTTTTAAAATAAATTATCAGGGATTTACACCATGCTACGTACACTACTTGGACTACTGTTACTCGTAACTTCTTATTCTGCTTTCGCCGCGAATGTAGAAAAACTTGCTAAAGGAAAATGGCTGCATCTAGCCACGAAAGATTTTGAAATCATTACAGATCTGAACGAAAAAAAGGCGCGGATTTTGATGAATGACTTGGAGGCGTATCATTTTTTTCTGACGGAAATGATGGGAACCAAGCTTCAGCCAAATTTGGACCCGTTGCCAATTTTGGCGTTAGGTTCCAGTGCGAGCTTTAAACATATGGGGTTACCTAAAACGTGGGCGGGAGTATTTAGATTTCGTCCGGATAGTTACCATGCTATAGCGAATGTCGATAATTATTCCGATGATTTGAAAAAACCGAGCTTTGGCCGGCAAGTGTTGCTGCATGAATATTCGCACTTTATGCAAAAGTTCTCGCTGAATCGCTTGCCTTACCCACTGTGGGTGCAAGAAGGCAAGGCGGAATATCTCGGGACCTTCAGGTTCGATGGTGAAAAAGTGTATTTGGGAAATCCCAAAGCAATTATGTTTCGCACATATGGCCTGTATTCAAATTCGGGTATGTTGAATATCGACGTTGAAGCGACGTTAAAAACAAAAAATTTGCCAATGCAGTCGCAGAAAATGAGCGATCAAACTTTCGTCGATACCTTCTATGCGCGCTCTTTTTTTATTATGCATTACATAAACTCCACCCCGGAGTTACGTGCGTCCTTGGTTAAGTATTTACAAGCGGTAAATGAAGGAAAAAATGAAGAGGACTCTTTGGCGATTGGATTTAATCAGACATTTGCCGAGTTTGAACAAAGTGTCACCGATTATGTGATAAACGGTTTGTATATGCGTGTTCTCTCTTTGAGAGATGGAAAGGTCTCATTTCCCGTGCCTGAAGTGAAAATCACTAAATTGGATACGGAAGCGTTTAAAGCCAAAATTGGAATATTTTTGGAAGAGTAAGTTTGCTGATCCTTAGAAAAAGCCGATGGCATCACCATCGGCTTTTTTGTTTTCGGTCGTGGGAAAAATTAATTACACACAGATCCTGTTACTACTGGTATTTCGGCGCTGGTGTGATTGCCCTGGAAACCGAATTCTACTGTCTGGCCTGGGGGGATGCTGCCGTTCCAGCTCAGATTGGTCGCTGAGTAGGGGTTGGTGCCGGATACAGTGGCATTCCAGGTGCCGCTCAGGGTGGTGCCATTGGCGTATTTCCAACTGACGGTCCAACCGTTGATGGTGTTGGTCCCTTTGTTGGTAATGCGGATGGCGCCGGTAAAGCCTGCACCCCAGTTGTTGGAGATGACATAGCTGCAGTTGCCCCCGGTGGTGGAAGCGCTGGAAGCAACACTGCTACGCGAACTGCTGGTTGCCGCGGCCGAACTCGGGGTGCTGCTGCGCGATGAACTGGTCAGTGCAACAGAACTACTGGTGAGCGGCGTGCTGGAGCGAACCGACGAGGAGCTGGGTGCAATCGAAGACGAGCTGCGGCTGCTGGGGGCGACCGAACTGGAGGTACTCAGAGCGCCGCCGTTAGGGTTAGTGCCTACAAAACTCAAATCCGGTGCCGCCGGCGTTGCCATACCATCGCCGAGGAAAAAGCTGGTGTGCGGTGGCTGGTTATAGCCAACGTTTTGCCAGGCGATAGCTTCCCGGTACTGGGTGTCGTGCATCAGCGTGCGCAACTTATGGTTGGTCACGGCAGTGGTGGAGAATACCAGCAACTGACTGTTGTTTTCATGGCGCCAGATTACTTCTTCACGCCAGTCACCAAGGATATCCGCCGACAGGCCGGGAGTGGATTTGGTACCGTTGTTGGAGGCGGCGCCGTAGTTGTAGGCGGTAAGCAAGCGCGAGCTGTTGCTGCTGCTGTAGTTCCATTTGTCGATCATGGTGTTATTCAGCTGTTCGCGCAGCAGGTCGCCATCCCACCAACTGGCAAAGTTGATAGATGCCGGCTTGTTGGTGGTGATTTGCGCACCGGTAGGTGAGTTGGTACCACCTGCACTCGCCCAGCTCTCCATTCCGCTGGTGCGCGGGTCTATATCCATAATCACACCGCGGCCAATATCGCCACCACCCTGGAAGCTCCAGATAATCTGCCCAGTCTTCGCGTCATGCACTTCTACTCCGTGATTGCCGTAACTGGTGGGCGACTCGTGCACCATGAACACTTCCAGGCCTGGGCGGCTAGGGATGAAGTCCGACAGGTGCAAGGCGTCGCCGTGACCCAAACCGGTGGAGTACAGCAGTGTACCGTTGTCATTGATGGTCGCGGCACCGTAGACGATTTCGTCTTTACCATCCTGATCCACATCGCCCACGGTCAGTGAGTGTGCCCCTTGGCCCGCTGCTGCGCCATTACCACTGGTGTTGCTATCAAAGGTCCAGCGACGGCTCAGGCTGCCATTGCGCCAATCCCAGGCAACCAGCACAGCGCGGGTGTAGTAGCCGCGCGTCATGATCAAACTGGGGCGGCTGCCATCCAGATAGGCGACGCCGGCGAGGAAACGGTCTACACGGTTGCCGTAACTATCACCCCAGCTGCTGACGGTGCCGCGCGCAGGCACATAGTCGGTAGAGGCCATAGCCACACCGGTTTGGCCATTGAAGATAGTGAGGTATTCGGCGCCCGAGAGGATGTAACCGCTGGAATTGCGGTAATCGGCATTGGCATTGCTGCCGCCCTGTACTGTTCCGGCGGAGTCTTTCGTTCCCGGTGCAGTTTTCATTGCAACTTCAGCTTTGCCATCGCCGTCCAGGTCATAAACGATAAATTGGGTGTAGTGGGCGCCGGCGCGGATGTTTTTGCCCAGATCAATGCGCCACAACTGGGTGCCGTTAAATTCATAGGCATCCACCAGCACATTGCCGGTATAGCCGCTCTGGGAGTTGTCTTTGGAGTTGGAGGGGTCCCACTTCACCACAATTTCGTACTGGCCATCGCCGTCCAAATCGCCCACGCTCAGGTCATTGGGTGAGTAGGTATAGGCTTCGCCGCTCGGGGTAGTGCCGCCGGTCGGGCGGTTGAGGTTGATCGCCCAATAGGGATCAGTCCAGGTCGCTTTGGCGGCGTTAGCCGCATATTCGACGCCATTAATGACCGGTCTGATGGTGTAGGCAGCGCTAGTGGTACCGGTCGCATCGAAGTAGTTAGTGCTGGTGGTAATGGGTGATGCTGTGATTTTGGTGCCGTTGCGATAGACGTTAAAGCCGATGGCAGCCGGATCATCACCGAGCATCCGCCAGCTGATAAACACGCCGCTGCCGGAGGGTAAAGCGACTACGCCGCGGTCGAGATATTCCGCCTGGCGCGCGGCAAAACTGGGCATGGCGAGTGCGCCAATCAGGCCGGCGCAGGCGCCCGTCAATAGGGTTTTGTGCAGCCACTGCTGCGGGTTGCGTTTGGTCATTTTGTTATCGCTCTAGGAATTAGCTGTAGACATAGGACGACTGCACAGAAACCTGCGGTCGCGTGTTATTGCCGATGCTTGCCTTGAATCAGGTACAACTTAGATTTATGGCTATTGTTGTCGTTGTTTAACCTGCTGGAGAGATCCGCGCTGGGCGGAAGCGGTTGGGTGCAGAATATATAAATAAGATTTAATAGTGAATCCGGTGGCGATAATTTATCGGCTGATATTGATGGCGCGATTGCGAAAATGAGAAACCGGTTTCAAGGGTTTTTTTGTCAATGAAAGCGAACACCATCCATGGTGATTCCCCTTTTATATGTGAGCCGACCAACGCTCCAGCAAAATCGCCTGGGCATCAATGGTCTCTTCACCCTCCTTGGGTTGGGTCAGCCGATAACTACCATCTTCCTGTAGCGACCAGGCGTGGGTGTTGTCGGCGAGGTACAAATGCAGGTCTTCGAGGATACGGTCGCGGATACGTTTGTGTTTGATCGGGAAACAGGTCTCAACCCGGTGGAACATATTGCGCAGCATCCAGTCGGCGCTGGAGCAATAGAGTTCCGGATTGCCGCTGTTTTCAAAATAAAACACGCGATGGTGTTCGAGGAAGCGGCCGATGATAGAGCGCACGCGGATATTTTCCGACAGGCCGGGTACACCGGGACGCAACTGGCATACGCCGCGCACAATCAAATCAATTTGCACACCGGCTTGCGAGGCTGCGTAGAGTTCATTCACCAGTTCTTCATCATAGAGCGCATTCATTTTAGCGATGATACGCGCCGGTTTGCCGTGTTCGGCATTTTCCTTTTCGGTGCGGATGCGCTTCACCATACCTTTGTGCAAGGTGAATGGGGCGTACAAGAGCGCCTCCATTTTGGAGGCTTTGCCCATGCTCGATAACTGCAAAAAAATACGATACACATCTTCGCCGATGTCTTTATCCGATGTGAGCAAACCGTAGTCGGTGTAAATCTTACTGGTGCGCGGGTGATAGTTGCCGGTTCCCAGATGCACGTAGTAGCGTAATTTTCCGGTTTCGCGACGCG is a window encoding:
- a CDS encoding DMT family transporter, which translates into the protein MHSPSTKSGYLFATGAVLIWSGFVLVARMGGTSGLNSFDITALRFGVAALVFLPLWWFWKRIPLFNKTVLSLALTGGVTYSIVVYLAFKHAPAAHGAVLISGLLPFFVPLMALLVLKEPLRRNLRFALPVIALGIMCLGVDIFSRSENTLPGDLLLIASSLVWALYTVLAKRSGLDAWGTAIGCALLAALMYLPVYILFLPKAIMQAALSDIVLQGAYQGLVVAVIAMLFYMAAMTRIGPARTGACMAMVPALAGLGASLILGEPLNAWLVTGLLTTSAGAWLGAR
- a CDS encoding Ppx/GppA phosphatase family protein codes for the protein MFNLRKNLTQASHIAAIDLGSNSFHMIVARWDNGQLNLLDRLREPVRLGFGLQEDGSLSDEARERALACMERFGECLRAYPSRSVRIVGTKTLRSVNDSRQFLRDAEQRLGHPVEIISGDEEARLIYLGVAHCIAPGKGHRIVMDIGGASTEVILGEGMKPLLKESLNMGCVSLTKKFFMDGKVNERLVSKALIACLQELEPVQDEFIERGWNQVLGASGSIKAVAKVCEANGWSDGTISLQSLEKILALYVQHGSTDLTLPGLSDDRKPVFLGGVIVLSALFDALRLENMVAADWALREGLLFDQKGRLENHDIRQASVDALAARFHVNMDKANAVEKTALGLLKQVAKSWDLMAEDAGKLLGWAARLYPTGLDIAHNDYHKHSAYIVQHVDLAGCSRAEQIQLAALVLAHRKRFPAKSFPMDNTDLIRLAILLRSAAIFHRGRIKDGLPSIKLKVDNKKIKLSLPEKWIHSHPLTMADLETEQRHLGDIGYQLDVISH
- the gpmI gene encoding 2,3-bisphosphoglycerate-independent phosphoglycerate mutase, translating into MSAKKPVVLLILDGYGYSEKTKYNAVYAANTPVYDNLWKTCPNTLIATSGMDVGLPDGQMGNSEVGHTTIGAGRVVYQSFTRINKSISDGDFFTNPEYVKAIDSAIANDKAVHILGLLSEGGVHSHQDHMYAMIKMAVERGAKNVYLHAFLDGRDTPPRSAESSLQKAEELFKQLGTGRVASIVGRYFALDRDNRWDRVKAAYDVMVTGDAEFDSLTAVDGLKAAYERGENDEFVKATVICGEDEEVATINDGDSVIFMNFRPDRAREITRALIDEPFDGFDRGDTHPAIAHFVQTTEYASSIKAPIAYPPEDLSNSFGEYISGLGKTQLRIAETEKYAHVTFFFNGGNEVVYPGEDRILVPSPQVATYDLKPEMSAPEVTEKLVAAIESGKYDAIICNYANCDMVGHSGLMEAAVKAVEAIDVCLDKVLAAVKKVGGDALITADHGNVEEMFDEETGQPHTQHSTLPVPFIFVSERKGTMANGGSLADVAPTILALMGVSQPKEMTGKNLISLG
- the grxC gene encoding glutaredoxin 3, producing MARVLMYTTAVCPFCVNAKKLLAQKGVAVEEIRVDSQPQLRQEMMTKSGQRTVPQIWIGDTHVGGFTDLWALDKAGKLDPLLAQP
- the secB gene encoding protein-export chaperone SecB; the protein is MSEENNQQAAEGAQGPIFAIQRIYLKDISFETPMGPEAFTKAYKPNIQQDLNIQANQIEEGLFEVVLLLTITARIEDRAVFLVEVKQAGLFAIANIEGAAVTQLINTACPQILFPYAREAIDSILGRGSFPPLMLAPINFDAVFVQAIAAAQQQVEQAQAEKPEVVN
- a CDS encoding cellulose binding domain-containing protein — protein: MTKRNPQQWLHKTLLTGACAGLIGALAMPSFAARQAEYLDRGVVALPSGSGVFISWRMLGDDPAAIGFNVYRNGTKITASPITTSTNYFDATGTTSAAYTIRPVINGVEYAANAAKATWTDPYWAINLNRPTGGTTPSGEAYTYSPNDLSVGDLDGDGQYEIVVKWDPSNSKDNSQSGYTGNVLVDAYEFNGTQLWRIDLGKNIRAGAHYTQFIVYDLDGDGKAEVAMKTAPGTKDSAGTVQGGSNANADYRNSSGYILSGAEYLTIFNGQTGVAMASTDYVPARGTVSSWGDSYGNRVDRFLAGVAYLDGSRPSLIMTRGYYTRAVLVAWDWRNGSLSRRWTFDSNTSGNGAAAGQGAHSLTVGDVDQDGKDEIVYGAATINDNGTLLYSTGLGHGDALHLSDFIPSRPGLEVFMVHESPTSYGNHGVEVHDAKTGQIIWSFQGGGDIGRGVIMDIDPRTSGMESWASAGGTNSPTGAQITTNKPASINFASWWDGDLLREQLNNTMIDKWNYSSSNSSRLLTAYNYGAASNNGTKSTPGLSADILGDWREEVIWRHENNSQLLVFSTTAVTNHKLRTLMHDTQYREAIAWQNVGYNQPPHTSFFLGDGMATPAAPDLSFVGTNPNGGALSTSSSVAPSSRSSSSIAPSSSSVRSSTPLTSSSVALTSSSRSSTPSSAAATSSSRSSVASSASTTGGNCSYVISNNWGAGFTGAIRITNKGTNTINGWTVSWKYANGTTLSGTWNATVSGTNPYSATNLSWNGSIPPGQTVEFGFQGNHTSAEIPVVTGSVCN
- a CDS encoding rhodanese-like domain-containing protein; protein product: MDFFNFVAQEWILVTILIVLIYLYVWRDRIKSGRPVSPHEVTRLVNEGNAVIVDLREGAEFKAGHIVGSVNIPYAKLSKESTEVASHKGKTLILVDKLGQHAGAVGRLLGKEGFEVRRLGGGIAEWQAQSLPLVKGK